TTATTTACGTTCCGTAGGAACGTTTGTGTTTTGCCATCTTTTAATAATACGACGCATCAAACGTTCCTAAGGAACGTGAAATATCGGTAACGTTATAATTTTTTCTACCAACGAAACATTCCTACGGAATGATAACTGATGTAAAAAAAGCTGTTTCTAAAAACAGCTCGCTATAGGTTTTTCTAGTTAGCTGCGTACGCTTACTAATTCAAAATACTTCTGAAAAAATTAATGCAAAATGTACTTTATTAATCACCACCTCCACAGCCACCGCATGAACTGCCACAAGAGCTTCCGCATGAGCTGGAGGAACTGGAGCACGAAGAACCGCAGGATGAGGATGAACTTGAAGTCCCCGAATCTGTGCTGAAAAAGTTATTAGAACTAGAATTTGTACTATTAGCTATTGGAATAAAAAAACTGGAGAGTACTACACTTCCATACAAAAAATAATTCCACTCCCAATTATTATGTACTTCGGTGTTATGCCTTATTTCTTTTTTTAATGCAGATGAAATGACCTTTGAAAACATAAAAGTCGTAAGTCTATTGATATAGCCAATCGAAATTAAAACTAAAGGAACAATTGCAAATAATAAGAATGTTATAGGTTTACCTCTCCAAATTCCTGTAATAAATCGGCTGAAGATAATACTGAGCAATACTCCTAAAACAACCATCACAGAAGTGGTAATAAATGCAAATTCTTTTGACGTAATAACTCTGTTTCTAATTCTATAAGTTGCTTTTTGTAATTGGTCAAAAATGGGTTTCTGTTTGACAGTGTGACATAAATCTTTATAAGAAACAGATTCGGAATCTCTCATAAATTCAATTACACAGTTTTCATATTTATTATCTCCAAAACTTTTATCAAGTAATTCCAATCTGTCGTTTGTCAGAATCCTGATTTTCTTGTTCTGAATCAAATTATTGACAACGCCATGAATCACTTTTTCCAGTTTACCTTCTTTAAAGAAAACCAGCTCCAAAGCAGACAGATTTTGAACAATTGGATTGGATTTAATTCTATTATATAAGGAAAGAAAACTTCTTCTTATATAAAACTCCAGCAACAGAATAACAGTAAAAAACAATATAAAATAACCAATTAAAAAATCTGGATTTTTAATTTTTATTAAAACAGGAAAAATCAGCAGACAAACTGGGATTGAAGCAATTATCGCGTATTTTAAAAAGTTTTTTCGAAGTGTAGCAACGTTAAAACTGCTATATTCAAGTTCTAAAGAATCTAGTTCATTTGTATAATGCCAAACTTCTAAAGGTTGTTTTCCAAAATTGATTTCGTACAACTCTTTAGTGCGTTCTTTTGCTTTATGAAACATTTCAAACTCAGCTCTATTATGAGTTGACGGAATATGTTCGATTCTCTTACCTAAAAGATTGCAAAAATCGGTATAAGAATTGGTGAAAATCAAATGCTGATGCCAGACAATATCAACTATTTCCGAAGGTGAAACCATTTCATTCTGCGTCGCCGCCAGAAACATAAACTTTTTATACTCCAACAAAGCAACTTGGGTAAAATATAACGTCCAATGATTTTCAAGCGCTAATCTTGTAGAAAAACCATACTGATCTTGTAAATTATCAAACTCAAAAGCTTGAACTTTTTCCCAAAGAATTTTATCCATAAAGAAATCTTTAATCATTGAAATTACGTCAAATATAACAGGTAATTTTTGTCTGACAAATTAAGTTGAGAAAATAAATTCAATTACTTAAATGAACAAAATAATAGTATAAAGATCTTTTATATCACAAATCATTGGTTAAGATTTTATTTACAAATAAAATTTATATTTGCATTCAATCAAACAAAACAAAAATGGGATTCTTAGATATCTTCAAAAAGAAAACTGGTTATAATTTACCAGATATGTACAAAGGAATTGTAACAAAAGAAGAATATAATTTTGTAATGAATACTGCTATTCAATACCACGAAGAAAACGGATTTGTAATTAGCAAAATAGATGAAGGAGAAATTGTTACTGAAGTTGGTGGTGAAGTTCAACATCGCTATTTTGATAATTTAGTTAGAACACTTTCCGGCAATAAAGATGGCAATTGGAGAAACATCATTTATGAGCATTTCAATAAATTGAAGTACAATCCATCCGCTTTTGACTATTTATATAAAGATTTTAGTTATGCCTCTCAATTTTTAAGAGTATTAATTAAAGGAGAAAGCTTCATTATACCGAATGGAATTGAAAATTACATTTCAAGAGTTGATTTTCCAGAAACCAACACCTTCTTAATATTAGAATTTGAAGGGCAATTTCATTATGTAAGAAGAGATGAATCTTTAGAATGGGAACAAACTGAAGAAGAACTTTTCGAAATTGCTATAAATAATATTCCAACAGATGAAATTGAAACAAAAGTTTATGATTTACATGAAAATTTTAAAATCTATACTTTCTTTAGTGGCGACTATAGTGCTTCATACATGTTAAATTTAAAAAATGAATCAGAATATCTCAAAGGAAAATTTGGAACATTAATTTCAATTCCAACTAAAGGAACAGCCTTAGCTTGTCCTATTGAAAACGGAAATATTTTAGAACTAATTGAAATTATAAATCCTGACAATGAAAAATTTTATCACGAAGATCCTGGAAATATTACATTAAATTATTATTGGTTGCATAACAATAAATTCTATCTTTTTCCAAGTGAAAAAGTTGCTGACAACAAAACAATTAAACTTCCTAAAGATTTACTTGATCTTCTTGAGAGAAATAGTTAAACATAAAAAGAGCTGTCAATAATGACAGCTCTCCATAGGTTTTTCAAGTTAGTTGTATAAGCTTACTAATTCAAAATACTTCTAGAAAAATCAATGAAAAACCAATGTATTCTAATATTCTGGTCCAGCAACTTGCGGTTTCGATTTCATGATTACTTCAACTGTACTTGGTTTTGCAAAGAATTCTTTAGCGAAAGCTTTTAAATCGGCTGCTGTGATTTCGTTTAAGGTTTTCTTGTAGACAACGTCATCTTTGAAGGTCTCATTATTCAGGATCATATTATTTAAACTGCTCAGCCAGAATCCGTTTGTCAGCACTTTTTCTGCTCTGGTTTTTAAAACCGTATTTTTAACCGATTGAATGTCTTCTTCTTTCACTTCATTTTGTTGCATTAACGCAATTTGCTCGTAAACAATCTTCGTTAGTTTTTCTTCTTTTGCAGGATCACTGTCAAAATTAATCGTCATTGAATATTCATCAGACGGCAGACGGCTTACTGAATTGGAAACGTGAACACCATAACTTCCGCCCTCTTCTTCTCTAATTAAATCCAAATACTTTTTAGACAGCAATTCAGACAAAATATGCATTATAAATACATTCTTGTAGTTATAAGGAAACTGTTTTACAAATTGGATGTAAACACTCGCTTTTGGGACATTCATTTCGCGAACCAATAATTGTTTGGCAATTCCAGATGCTGGATCTAAATGATTGTCTACAAAAT
This portion of the Flavobacterium panacagri genome encodes:
- a CDS encoding glycine-rich domain-containing protein, with product MDKILWEKVQAFEFDNLQDQYGFSTRLALENHWTLYFTQVALLEYKKFMFLAATQNEMVSPSEIVDIVWHQHLIFTNSYTDFCNLLGKRIEHIPSTHNRAEFEMFHKAKERTKELYEINFGKQPLEVWHYTNELDSLELEYSSFNVATLRKNFLKYAIIASIPVCLLIFPVLIKIKNPDFLIGYFILFFTVILLLEFYIRRSFLSLYNRIKSNPIVQNLSALELVFFKEGKLEKVIHGVVNNLIQNKKIRILTNDRLELLDKSFGDNKYENCVIEFMRDSESVSYKDLCHTVKQKPIFDQLQKATYRIRNRVITSKEFAFITTSVMVVLGVLLSIIFSRFITGIWRGKPITFLLFAIVPLVLISIGYINRLTTFMFSKVISSALKKEIRHNTEVHNNWEWNYFLYGSVVLSSFFIPIANSTNSSSNNFFSTDSGTSSSSSSCGSSCSSSSSSCGSSCGSSCGGCGGGD